A segment of the Alistipes communis genome:
GCGCCGCCCCTGCAAATTGAGGTTGGGGCCGTTCAGAATCAAAATCTTCATGGTCATCCTTATATATTTCGAGGACAAAGATACGCAAAGTCGAGTGCAGAAGCAAACGTCAGCTCCGCAATTAAGATTAAAACAGCATCCTGTCGAGCCGTTACGATCTCCTGTCGCAACATTGCGGCACTGAGCGCCGCGCAGGCCGAAGCCTCCGCCCGCGGAGGCCCGCCACAGGGGCGTGCTCCGCAGACTTCGACCCGCAGCTACGGCAGCAACCGATCCTCACGCATCCTCGGGATGACGGAACGGAATTCCTAATTTTAATTCTTAAATTGCCAATCGCAGGTTGCTTTTGCACTCGGCTTGCACACTTTGCGGAGGACAAGCCTCCGCTTAGATAGGCGGCGCTTCGGCAGAATCCCAAATAAATTCGGTTCTGCACCCGGCTTGCACACTTTGCGGAGGACAAGCCTCCGCTTAGATAGGCGGCGCCTCGGCAGAACCAAATAAATTTGGTTCTGCGCTCGGCTTGCACTATCTTTGTCCCATGACCGAATTCGAACTGATCGCCCGCATCGGGCAACTCTTCGCCGGAGTGCCCCGCAACGACTTCGAGGAGCCGGGAGACGACTGCACGGTACTCGGCATCGGCGGCAGCGAGTCGCTGCTCTTCACCGCCGATCTGCTCACCGAGGGCATTCATTTCCTGCGCAACACCACGCCCCCTTACGAATTGGGCCGCAAGGCGCTCGCGGTCAATCTGAGCGATGTGGCCGCCATGGGCGGACGGAGCGTCGCCACGCTGCTGTCGGTGGCGCTGCCGCCCGACGTGTCGGACGAATGGACCGAAGCGTTCCTGCGGGGATACCGCGATCTCTCGGCCGAGGAGGGGGTGATGCTCGCCGGCGGCGACACGACCTCGTCGCGGCACGACATCACGGTCAACGTCACGGTCGTCGGCCGTGCCGCCGACCACTGCATCAAACGCCGCAGCGACGCCCGTGCGGGCGACGCGATCGTCGTGGCAGGGCCGCTCGGCGCTTCGGGTGCCGGACTGTGCGACTTGCTGGCCGGCAACCTCGACACTCCCAATGCCCGTATACACAACGCACCCGCCGCACAGACGGCCGAAGGTCTCTGGCTCGGCGAACGCACGGAGGTGCACGCCATGACCGATCTTTCGGACGGACTGGCCTCCGATCTGCGGCATATTGCGGAGCAGTCGCATGTCGGAGCGACGGTCGATCTCGAACGCATCCCGATCGCACCCGGCTCCGATCTGGTGACGGCCCTGACGGGCGGCGAAGATTACAAGCTGCTCTTCACGGCCGCACCCGAAGCCCTGCCGGCGCTCTGCCGGGCTTTCGAATCCCGCTTCGGCCGCCCGCTCTACCCGATCGGCACCGTCACCGAAGCCGAGGACGACACAATCGTCTGGCTCGACCGCGGCCGACGGGTCGAGACCGACTGGCGCGGGTACGAACACAACGCCTGAGCCCGTACCCGCAGGCCGAAGAACTGCTTCCGTCCGGAAAATATTCCGAAAAGGCCGAAAATCCTTTGAAACGGCCGATTTATTCGCTATCTTGGGAGCATAATCCTCTCTCGTACCATGGACGTTTCCAAGCGATACCTCCTCGTCATGCTGTCGGCTCTATGCGGATGTACGCCGACCGCCCGTCTGACGAACCTGACGCCGCAGGCCCCGATACCGGAAGATTCGGTGCGCATCGTGCAGGCGGTCGAGTCGCCCGACTCGGCCCGCAAGATCGCCGATTTCCGGATCCGTCCTATCCGGATGCGCGGTACGGCACGCCGCGCCGAACGCGACATCACCCGCCCGTTACGCCGGGCGGCCGCACGCAACGGGGCCGAACTGGCCGTCGTGCGGACCTGTTCGACGAGGCGCTTCCTCTGGGGACGCAGCCATACGGCGGCGGGGACACTGCTGACGCTGCGCGACTGCGACGCCCCGTACTACGCAGCCGACTCGATCCTGCCCCGCTATTACAGCGAAGGGGAGCGGAAACGGGACATACGCTATCAGCACACAATGGAAGCACAGCGCAAACGCGATGAAAATCTCCGTGCCGATCGCCGCGCACCGGCCCACGCCTTCACCCTGGCGGCCGGCTATCTCTCCGGCTGGACATCACTTGATGTCACCGGCATTCCATGGCATCGCAACAACCACCGCAGCTGGAGTCTCGAAACGGCATACACCTATACAAATGCCATCTATCGCATCAGTTTTGGAGTGCGTTATATCTACGGGTACGACGACTACGCTCATACCGCCAAAATCTACGATCAATATGCAACGTATTGGCAATGCCGGATCTTCTCCACCGGAGGATGCAACCACATGCACTACATCGCCCCCGAAATAGGCGCCGCCCAGCGGTTCGCCCGTAAGAAATTGTTGCTGCGCGAACGGATCGGTATGGGCATAGGATTCCTCCGCAGCGGAGAGTATCACGACGCCGGATTCGGCCTGCACGCCAACGCCGAACTCGAATACCGTATCACGAAACGCATCGGATTACGATTGGGAGTGACGGCCATCGCCGTTCGAAAAGGAGAGGATTTCCTTGAATCATTTGACGACAACCAAATCTATCTCACACAGATGCTCTCTGCGGACGGAGGTTTCAAACAACTACGGTTCGGCGGTAGAAACTACACCCTCGGCCTGAATATCGACCTCTGACCGTGCGGCCGCCGCACACCCGCTTCCCCGACGAAAGTTTCGCGCGCGAGGTTTGGAATTATTCCGCAAAAAGCACTACCTTTGGAAGGTATTTTCATCGAAACGGAAACGGAAACCGAACCAAAAACCGCAAAAACGATATGAAGAAAACCGTAACGCTGAACGATAAAACCTTCGAGGTGATGATCCCCGCCCACGAGATCGACCGCGCCGTCGCAGCCGTCGCCGAGCGTCTCAACGCCGATTACGGCGACAAGGAGCGTCCGATCTTCGTCGGGGTGCTCAACGGTGCGTTCATGTTCCTGAGCGATCTGATCAAGAAGATCGACTTCACCTGCGAGATTTCGTTCGTCAAGCTCGCCTCCTACGAAGGGACCTGTTCGACAGGGAACGTGGAGTGCCTGCTGGGACTCAACAACGACATCGCAGGACGCCACGTCATCATCGTCGAGGACATCGTCGACACGGGACGCAGCATCGCCCACATGTACGCCGACCTCATGCGCCGCAATCCCGCCAGCGTCGAAGTCTGCACGCTCTTCTTCAAGCCGAATTCCTACCGCGAGCCGCTGCCG
Coding sequences within it:
- the thiL gene encoding thiamine-phosphate kinase; this translates as MTEFELIARIGQLFAGVPRNDFEEPGDDCTVLGIGGSESLLFTADLLTEGIHFLRNTTPPYELGRKALAVNLSDVAAMGGRSVATLLSVALPPDVSDEWTEAFLRGYRDLSAEEGVMLAGGDTTSSRHDITVNVTVVGRAADHCIKRRSDARAGDAIVVAGPLGASGAGLCDLLAGNLDTPNARIHNAPAAQTAEGLWLGERTEVHAMTDLSDGLASDLRHIAEQSHVGATVDLERIPIAPGSDLVTALTGGEDYKLLFTAAPEALPALCRAFESRFGRPLYPIGTVTEAEDDTIVWLDRGRRVETDWRGYEHNA
- the hpt gene encoding hypoxanthine phosphoribosyltransferase translates to MKKTVTLNDKTFEVMIPAHEIDRAVAAVAERLNADYGDKERPIFVGVLNGAFMFLSDLIKKIDFTCEISFVKLASYEGTCSTGNVECLLGLNNDIAGRHVIIVEDIVDTGRSIAHMYADLMRRNPASVEVCTLFFKPNSYREPLPIRYRALEIGNEFIVGYGLDYDQLGRNLKDIYVVTND